The Anoxybacillus amylolyticus DNA segment GACGAGAATGCTGTTTTATTTTCTTAAAGATTTTCAACCGAGAAATCGCAGTATTGTGTTCTTTCAGTTTTTGTTGCCTTGGGCAACATGGATCGGCTTATTGTTTGTTGTAGGATTTGCTAATTGGTTCTTTATCTTTTTATTGCCGCTATTGATTGCCAATTTTATCGTCATGAGCTATATTTCGACGAACCATCGCTTAAATCCATTAGTGCCCGTGAACGATCCGCTTGCCAATAGCTTATCGGTCACCGTGCCAAAGTGGGTCGATGTGCTCCATTTTAACTTTTCATACCATACCGAGCACCATCTATTTCCGAGCATGAGTTCAAAATATTACCCACTGGTAAAAGAACATATTAAGAAAATGTGGCCAGATCGTTATCATGAAATGCCGATGATTCAAGCGTTACGGGCGCTCTGGAAAACACCAAGACTGTATTATCAACAGACTGAACTAATTGAACCGCGCCAAGGAAACGTATACGGTTCTTTAGGATACGGGCTAGACCCTTCGCACATCGAATATCGCAAAATGGAGAACAAAAAACAAGTCCTTACGAAAAAAGTAGCTGGACAATTGAAAAAGTAAGGATTCGGATTGCTGGTTCTATTTGGAGCCAGCTTTTTGTTTGTCGCCGTCTTCCAAAAGTAATATGATGGAAATAACCAGATGCGAAGAAAGTGAGGAGAAAAAACGTGAAGATTGTCATTGCGCCGGATTCGTTTAAGGAAAGTTTGTCAGCATGGGAAGTCGCTAACGCCATCGAAAGAGGGTTTCGTCGTGTTTTTCAAGAGGCGGAGTATGTAAAAGTTCCGCTCGCAGACGGTGGAGAAGGAACGGTTCAAGCGCTTGTAGATGCGACAGGAGGAACGATTATCGAAAAGCAAGTTACCGGACCGTTAGGAGAAACAGTGTCTGCTTTTTTTGGCTTGCTTGGTGACGGCAAAACCGCGGTGATTGAGATGGCGGCCGCGTCAGGGTTGCATCTTGTCCCAAGGGAAAAACGAAATCCGCTCGTTACGACAACATGTGGAACAGGCGAGCTCATTCGTTCGGCGCTTGATTATGGTGTACAGCGTATCATCATCGGACTTGGCGGAAGTGCGACAAATGACGGTGGAGCAGGAATGGCACAAGCGCTTGGCGTAAAACTATTAGATGAGAACGGGGAAGAAATTGGATTTGGTGGTGGAAGTTTGTCGCGATTAGCGCAAATTGACGTGTCTCTGCTAGATCCACGGCTAAGACACGTAAAGATTGACGTCGCGTGCGACGTGACGAATCCGTTAACAGGGCCAACAGGAGCGTCGTTTGTTTTCGGGCCGCAAAAAGGTGCCACTTTCGAAATGGCGCGACAGCTAGATGACCATTTGCACCACTATGCTGACATCATCGCTAAAACGCTTGGGAAACAAGTCAATGTTCCTGGTGCTGGAGCGGCCGGAGGGCTCGGTGCAGGGTTATTGGCATTTTTGCCTGTCGAATTAAAACGAGGAATTGACATCGTATTAGAAGCGGTTCAATTCGCGGAAAAGTTAGCGAACGCGTCGCTTGTCGTGACAGGAGAAGGCCGAATTGACAGACAAACCGCTTATGGGAAAGTGCCAATTGGCGTCGCAAAAGTAGCGAAAACAAAAAACATTCCGGTCATCGCGTTGGCGGGGTCGCTAGCGGACGACAGCGACGTTGTTCTCGATTATGGAGTGGACGCCCTTTATACAATCGTTCCAGGTGTTGTGTCCCTTTCAGAAGCGATGGAAAAGGCTACGGACTACATAGAGCGTACCTCCCGTCACATTGCGGCGTCGCTTCGGATAGGAATGAACGTAGAGCGATCCCCTAAATAACAAGGAGATCGCTCATTTGGTGCTCATTCGATTTTTTGTAACGGCTGTTTCGCTGGACCTTCGATGACGTCACCTTTGATGGAGAAACGAGAGCCATGGCATGGACAGTCCCATGTGCGGTCGCCGCTGTTCCATTCGACTTCACATCCTAGATGGGTGCACGTCGTATCGACAAGAAAAAGGGTTCCGTTTTGGTCTTTATAGGCTCCGGCTCGTTTATTGTTTACAAGAACGACTGCACCTTCTCCGTTTGCCAAATCTTCTGGTGTCCGCACGATAACTTCGATTTTTCCTTCCACGAGATGTTTAGCGACATCGGCGTTCTGTATAATGAAGTGTTTGACGCTTGGGTCGGCATAAAATCGCGACGGTGTATAAAGCTCGCTGTAGCGATTGTCTCGCCCTAAAATCAAATCGCTTAACAACAATCCTGCCACTGTTCCGTTTGTCATCCCCCATTTTCGGTATCCTGTCGCGACATAGACGTTCGGTGTGTTGGTTGTCATGGGACCGATGTACGGCACTTTATCAAGTGTCGTTAAGTCTTGGGCGGACCAGCGATAAGGAATGGCGGTGACTGGAAACAACTCGGACGCAAACGACCGCAATGCGTCATAATGTTCGATGGTTGGTATTCCTTGCCCAGTTTTATGGCTTTCTCCGCCGATAAGAAGAAGTTCCCCATCGGGCGTGTTCACCGAACGAATCGACCGTTTCGGTTCATCGGCGCTTAAATACATGCCGCCGGGATATTTTTTATCACTTTGAACAGCAAGCACATACGAGCGTTCTGCATACATGCGCGAAAAATAAAACCCACCGTCATAAAAAGGAAAATGGGAACAGACGACAAGATGGCGACACGTGAGCCGTTTATGCTGCCTCGTAATAACCGTTAACGTTTCCCCTTGTTCTACATCAGCCGCGGGGGTTTGCTCATATATTTTTCCCCCTTTTTGTTGGATGATTTCGACAAGCGTTTGCAAATATTTTAACGGATGAAATTGGGCTTGGTTTTTCATGACGAGCGCTGCGCGAATAGACATCGATAGTGGCATCGTTTCTTTCATTTCACCATGAATACCTATTTTTTCGTATGCTTTCCATTCGTTGATTAGTTTATGGAATGAAGCGTCTGTTGTTGAATAAATGTACGCCTCTTCCTCTTTCCAATCGCAGTCAATACGTTGTGCTTCAATTGTTGTTTTTATCCATTGCATCGCCTCTTTGCAGGCGTCATAATACATCCTCGCTTTTTCGATGCCGAGATGATGAAGTAATTCATCGTAAATAAGATCGTGTTGTGCCGTCACTTTTGCGGTGGTGTGCCCTGTTGTTCCGTTTAATAGGCGGTCGGCTTCAATAAGTGCAACATCTACTCCAGCATTCGCTAATAAATAGGCAGTTGTAATGCCGGAAATACCGCCACCAACGATAACTGTATCCACATGAATATTTTCTGTTAACGGCGAAAAAGATGGGAGCACAGTGGACGTGCGCCAATACGGTTCGACAAGTTGCGGAAGTGAGTGCATTCGATATTCCTCCTCATGATTCTACCTACATACATAAATTTCCTTAAATTTAAAAAATTATCCGTGGCTCGTTCATTTTCTTTTTTGCCTCTCGTTCCTAGAAAGGTGATAAAATAAGAAACAGAGAGAAAAGGGATTTATTTTCATACTATAGCGTAAGAGGGAGATTGGAAGTGAATAATTATACAAATAACTTAGAGCATCATTCCTCTGGATTACAAGATAACGTCATTTTAGAACATTACGGTTTGAACGAATTAAATTTTGAATCGGTTAAGCATTATCGGGAAAAATTTTGCGCAGCAAAACCGAATCATCCGTGGAATGGACTAGAGATGAAAGAATTTTTATACAAAATTGGTGCATGGGGAAAATTAAGAAACAGCAGTAAAGAAGGCATTACGATCGCTGGACTTTTAATGTTTAGCGAAGAACGAATCATTACGGAAGTATTGCCACAATATTTTCTAGAATATCGTGAAATACAAGCAGTTTCTAAAAGCGGGTGGTCGAATCGGTTTACTTCTCAAGATGGGACATGGTCAGGAAACGTATACGATTTTTATTTTAAAGTGATGGAAACCATTCCTCTGCATGAGCGCTCGATAGTACCAGCGTTGCATGAAGCCGTCATTAACGCGCTTGTTCATGCCGATTATTTCGGGGAAGGTGGAATTGTCATTGAGAAAGAACGTAACACATATCGGCTTTCTAATCCGGGGTTGCTCCGCATTCCGGTAGAATCTGCTTGGACAAGTGGAATGAGCCATTTGCGCAATCCAAATGTGTTTAAAATGTTTATCTTAATCGGGTTATGCAAAAGAGCGGGATTTGGACTTCCGTATCTTTCGTCCGTATGGAAAGGACATCGTTGGAAACAGCCGCAGATCATTCAACAAGCGGATCCAGCACGTACAATATTCGTATTGTCGACAGAACTGAGCGATGTCATATTTTCAGAAGAAAT contains these protein-coding regions:
- a CDS encoding transcriptional regulator, producing the protein MNNYTNNLEHHSSGLQDNVILEHYGLNELNFESVKHYREKFCAAKPNHPWNGLEMKEFLYKIGAWGKLRNSSKEGITIAGLLMFSEERIITEVLPQYFLEYREIQAVSKSGWSNRFTSQDGTWSGNVYDFYFKVMETIPLHERSIVPALHEAVINALVHADYFGEGGIVIEKERNTYRLSNPGLLRIPVESAWTSGMSHLRNPNVFKMFILIGLCKRAGFGLPYLSSVWKGHRWKQPQIIQQADPARTIFVLSTELSDVIFSEEIAVAFETEEQSLVIQHGEQEVVDWGEELTLDFVNNGPNSVYNNSNSLNNGENSVNKTQNSINNGPNSINKNINPINNGVGSVNNGPNFVNKRSRSVNNKSGEEHMDVEDSLWEIASLARKKRRLPPAMMEEIILQLCAKRPLMLKELSYLLDRTADGLRNNYLAKLLEEGKIRLKYAEQPNHPRQAYMTTQDS
- a CDS encoding glycerate kinase, encoding MKIVIAPDSFKESLSAWEVANAIERGFRRVFQEAEYVKVPLADGGEGTVQALVDATGGTIIEKQVTGPLGETVSAFFGLLGDGKTAVIEMAAASGLHLVPREKRNPLVTTTCGTGELIRSALDYGVQRIIIGLGGSATNDGGAGMAQALGVKLLDENGEEIGFGGGSLSRLAQIDVSLLDPRLRHVKIDVACDVTNPLTGPTGASFVFGPQKGATFEMARQLDDHLHHYADIIAKTLGKQVNVPGAGAAGGLGAGLLAFLPVELKRGIDIVLEAVQFAEKLANASLVVTGEGRIDRQTAYGKVPIGVAKVAKTKNIPVIALAGSLADDSDVVLDYGVDALYTIVPGVVSLSEAMEKATDYIERTSRHIAASLRIGMNVERSPK
- the desB gene encoding Delta(10) desaturase DesB, whose amino-acid sequence is MKEFHSFGWYAARISPHLPKKAFQPVPSRLFGGLAYFLIALSGILAISLLDLHPIWKTLISVVLGFSFAALGFLGHEILHGTVVRTPWLRDFLGAVAFWPLCTGPKLWRKWHNVTHHAHTQDEEKDPDAWPAVEKLAKSRLLRWVYNIPFTIRAFFAFSSLAITFTLHSTRMLFYFLKDFQPRNRSIVFFQFLLPWATWIGLLFVVGFANWFFIFLLPLLIANFIVMSYISTNHRLNPLVPVNDPLANSLSVTVPKWVDVLHFNFSYHTEHHLFPSMSSKYYPLVKEHIKKMWPDRYHEMPMIQALRALWKTPRLYYQQTELIEPRQGNVYGSLGYGLDPSHIEYRKMENKKQVLTKKVAGQLKK
- a CDS encoding FAD-dependent oxidoreductase: MHSLPQLVEPYWRTSTVLPSFSPLTENIHVDTVIVGGGISGITTAYLLANAGVDVALIEADRLLNGTTGHTTAKVTAQHDLIYDELLHHLGIEKARMYYDACKEAMQWIKTTIEAQRIDCDWKEEEAYIYSTTDASFHKLINEWKAYEKIGIHGEMKETMPLSMSIRAALVMKNQAQFHPLKYLQTLVEIIQQKGGKIYEQTPAADVEQGETLTVITRQHKRLTCRHLVVCSHFPFYDGGFYFSRMYAERSYVLAVQSDKKYPGGMYLSADEPKRSIRSVNTPDGELLLIGGESHKTGQGIPTIEHYDALRSFASELFPVTAIPYRWSAQDLTTLDKVPYIGPMTTNTPNVYVATGYRKWGMTNGTVAGLLLSDLILGRDNRYSELYTPSRFYADPSVKHFIIQNADVAKHLVEGKIEVIVRTPEDLANGEGAVVLVNNKRAGAYKDQNGTLFLVDTTCTHLGCEVEWNSGDRTWDCPCHGSRFSIKGDVIEGPAKQPLQKIE